The genomic stretch TGCCCTAGACAATATTTTAAGggtttccttctgcttctgttaTGCTGTTCAGTGCACCAAGAtgaggcttttttatttttaataccataCTGGTTTCTTGGAATATGTCTACTGAAACAAACCCAAAGTTGTTTAATATTAAGTTTGGAAAGATAAAACTGAAAGTCAGGAATTTCAGTTGAATTCTGATTGATCTATTCCAGTGTACcctgaaagtttttctttaaaataaacaagttgTCATTTGTCCATGCttcaggaaaaggaaagtgaGGGTCAGTCAAGACATGCAGAGTAATAGCGACACCAAGTGGTACCATAGTGGAAATGTTTTCCGATTTtcaatatcagagaaattacctGGGAAAATGGTTGTCATGACCAGCATCATCTGTAATCTGGCTCTAAGTGGATGAAGTTTTTCAATTATAATTACAACCAGTGCTTCTATATTGAAAATTTTGTCTCCATCCCAGGCTCAAACAAAAAATTCCATATGGACAACCATGATTCGTATGGAAATGAGCATAGTTAATGTAGCTTGTCTTTTTGGAAATAAGGAGGAGGCAGGTGTTATGCATTCTGCAGAGTTACCTGCTGCCCCTCATAGTAAGAGATGTGGATGGGAAGGTTAATTGAGTAACATCAAATATTCCTTTGCTGCTTATTAAGTATATGATTAGCAGCCCCTTGTTCATAATCTCTCATTAGTAACTTTTTTCCCATCCCTAAAGTGGGGAAACCTAAACTCATTGGTGCAAAGGGAGCCTGGTTATAGAAGGATCCGTTATCACTTTCAGAGAGCTGGACTCCTCTCGTCTTACCTTTACCTGGGGGCCCCCTGCCAGGTTCTCCAGGTTGCAAAGTGCTCTAGTAGGCGGGTAGATGATGGCAAGAAGCAGAGAGGAAACACCCTGTTGGGCCAATATCCACAGATGGGAGGATATGAAGCAGCACGGAATAGAAATCACACTATGGGGAGAGGCTCGCTACCCCTGAACTATTCTGTACatgtgagagagaaaatgggaaacaaTGCGATTAGAGAAGTAGTGAGGGGAGAGACCATAAAAGGCCCTGTCACTTGAACAAGTTTGGATTTTACCATGAAGGTGCTGAAAAGTGGAGAATGGTACGAATGTacgtactttttaaaaattatgacccTAATGCCTGTTTATGGATTAGATTTGGGAGGGAATAGAGAAGCCTGGAGCAGAAGAACCAGGGGCAGGGTTGGGAAAATGGCAGGTGGGGTGCCAGGTGTTGGATTGATCGAATGTGGGGGTAGCAGAGAGCTGGCAATCAGGGATGGTGATCAGGTTTCTCCTGTTGTGTCTTGGCAGGTGATGTTCTATAAACAGAGGAGACGCAAAAACAGTTCTCTGTTACCTCTAGTCTCAGGGCCTAGAGCAAGGCTCAGAACAGGCCAAGGGAAAGGAAGAGTTGTAAACAGCAGAGACTCTTCTGGAGTCTCATGCTTCGTGCTTTTCCTCCACACACATAATTGAGGACCGCCACTACCTGGATTTGTGCTGCTGGACACTAATTCCAAAACTGTTTAATAAACTGCTATGATGTGTAAGGCAGGGTGCTCAGTGCTAGGTGCTGGGCAAGGCACACAAACCCTCCAGATCTTAGATTCCATTGAGCAGAGGTGGCATTTAGATTATTCCTAAAATCCCTCCCTATTCAAATACTGAATCTCTGTGACGTTCTAATAAATCCCTTCTCAATCACTTGTCACCCTTACCAATAACAAAATTTGCCTGTCCCTTGCACTCATCACCGATAATATTTCTCCCCGCTAGCTACCTAAAGGTAAGAAAATGATCCTTACTTCAATCTCCCCTTGAAAGCAGAAGTATCAGAGGTTCTGGGTTCTCTAGAACCAACCTGATTCCAAACTGAACAAACCTGATTTCAACCAGAACTATCCTGATTTCAAAccaggaacaaacaaaaaaagaaaaacaaaaaaactgatttcaaatttgtttttcaggaaacaaacaaggacacctggatgggtggctcagccattgagcatctgcctttggctcagggcgtgatccctggggtcccaggatcaagtcccacatggggctccctgcatggaaactgcttctccctctgcctatgtctctgcctctctctctctctctctctctctctctctctctttctctctccctctctctttctgtctctcatgaataaataaataatttttttaaaaaaagaagaagaaaaaaggaaaggaaagaaaagacaagacaagacactTGCCCCAGTTCAGGATCTGGGGGGAAGTGACGGAAGTGGGGGCAGCTAGAAAGCTTTCTTTATGCACCTTCTGGAATGCTCTGTGACCCATTGGATCTGCAAGGCCTCACCCAGCTGAAGGGTCTACGACATGCCTCACTCACCAGCTGTGCTTGTCAGGAAGTGATAACCGGCTCAGCTGTCCCTTCTGCCTCTAAGACCAAGACCTCGAGGCCTCTCCTCGGGAAGACGCACGTAGGGTCTGTCAAATATAAATGAGCTTACTTCTAAACAGCAGCACTAAAGCACCAGTGGACTAAGCCCCAGAGCAGTTTTTTCTCCTCCACAGCCTGGTCCTATACCTGAATGCTGCCCTGTTTATGGGGAAGGGAGACTGCCCAGAGACCTGGATGCAAACACCAGCTGGCTTGCCCAAGCCCCCTTCTCTGTCAGGAGCAGCAGCCGTGGAGAACTGTTAGCGAAAGCCTTCATTCTATTGAGAGAAACTTCAAAGGCCCCAAATGAGGGAAGAAGTGTCACTGGAAAATGTTGAAATGACAAATAGCAATATTTCCACTGACAAAAGATGAAGATGAAACAAATGTTAGAacagaaaacatgattttattttgccATGCTCTCGCTGGAAAACTGTCATCAAAGTCTTTAACCGAAATGAAAAAGGTGTCGCTCTAACAAGCACACTAGAGCCAACTTAGATTTCTAGCAACGAAAGTCATCTTTGAAATAACAAAAGCTtacaaagtaatgaaaaaatCTCAATGAAGAAAGTAAAGCGCGTGGTCCCAGATAGCCTTGTGCGGCGCGTTTATTTGACAACGTTCAAGCTGGAAGGCACTGAGGGATCGTCTGGGCAAACCCTTTCTCTCTACAGAGGAGGAGACTCTGAACCCAAAGGACtctaaataacttgctcaaggtcatatcACTAGTTAGTAACTTCTGAGTTGCTAGCAACTGCTTCCTCTCCATCCAGGGAGACAACCTCTGAAGTCTTCTCTCTGCAAATCCATCTTTACCAAGTTATTGAGGTGGCCCTGATCAGGGATGAAAGTGAAGGTCACCAGATGCTGGCACCTCGTATTGGCCTCCCTGTCTTTGATCTGCTCAGGGTCATGCTCGTTGTGCCCCATACGGGCCCAGACAGGCTCAGTATTGTGACTCAGTGGGTACTGAGGGAGAGAGGGCCGAGGAAGACAGACCTTCAGGGGTTCCcgctggctccctggctcccacCTTCCTGCTGCAGCGTGATGGGAAATCCAGAGCTGCTCCCTGGGGAATACACAAGAGCAAGAACTTTTTGGTAAAGAAATGCTTAAAATCTGCCCTGGGAGAGGAGGTTTTAATATGGACACTAGAGTCCAAGAGTAGAATTCCTCTGATTCTGAAATTTGAGAGAGGTAAGATAGGGAGCAGGAGAGTGGGGCTCGTGAGAACGGGGACAGCCACACCAGGCTTCTCTGCCTGTACACCCTCTGGTTCAGATGCTGGTTGACACACTAATGAGCACATGTGAGGCATCTCAATGAAGCACACTTTTTGAAGGGAAGCCTACTGAGGAAACAGACTTACCTAGACACATGTAACAGTAGAGATGATAGAAGCGAGTTGCCTACGccaataatcaaaattatttgttaatgCTAGGAATGGAGAAACTTTACAAGGAACTTGGAAGACTATCATTGGTTTACTATAGAAAGAACAATGCTGATACTCAGAAGAGTTGATCTGGAGGAAACAAGTTAGACAAGAATGTTAAAAATTCCCATTAGTATTATTGGTTAATTCAAGAACTCATCACACACAACTcacgtgtgcgtgtgcacacacagagactgaaatggaaaagaaattatcaaaaggCAAGAAAGTATGTATGTTTGTGAAACTTAAAACATAATTATCCAAAAAAGTCAAGAGAAGGACTAGGAGAAAACATTCAGGAAATCTCTCTGgctttaagaataaaaaacagaaaagttgaGCTTTACGTGATCAATTCAGAAAGTTCCATACTAGATGCTCATGCACTCTAGGCGGgaagataggaaaggaaaaaaaataatcccatcAACTGTACCACAATTCATCAATTCTAAAATGATCTCAGCTCTAAAATGCATTATTATTTCATCTATTgctaaggaaataaatgttatgccaATCACATTATGATGTAATACCTTATTtcacttgaatttttattttataaatatgtaaagaattctttTAGGTGTATTTAGATGTAGATTGTATTATATCTTCTACTtgttcatatataaaattaaatatttataaaataaattacaaaataaccTTGAAACCTGTTCAGAATCTGGCTCTTTAAATAGTTCCAGGGCTTAAAAGCAcagatgttcattttttttggttAGAGTATTGTTTATTATGCCATCAAGAACTTTGGCATGTGACCATTACCAAACATCACCAAACAACCAAACACAAGCAGACCGAGCACTAGCAAGCATCTTTAGGATTCTCTTCCAAACCGGTGACACCCTTTCTGCAAGATTTGATACGGGCAGGTGATGAGTAATCCTATAGCACAGCCTCTTCTACTTGCCCACTCTTAGGTTCTATAAATCACGGTCAGTCACTGCTTTGCAACAGAGTAGGGAATTTTTACCAATTCCACCAAACATAAGGATTTGCTTCTCTAAGGTCAAATTTCCCATCATTGCTCCACGTTAATAATTTTTGGTATTCACAGTAATTTTTTAGTGCCAAgtaataatataattttcaaaaattaatggaAACTCTACGCAACACATATAGCACCAACAATAacttgaagtgaaaaaaaataaaaacggtGACTAAGAACAGGTACAGAACGACAATGACGTCGAGACACATCTTGCTTTTGGAAGTGTAAAGATGTACAAACGTGACTCTTAGTGTGAGGTACAGTGTAGTTTTTATTCATctagtttttgttatttgttttttctatgtGTATTGAAAGAGGCAAGTTTAAATATTATCTTCACTGTGAATTGTACCCTTCTCTGTATCAAATGAGAGCATTTCTTCCTTTCAACTCATTCCCTTAAAGTCTACTTTTTCTGATGTTAATAGCTTGACTCCTGCTGTCCTTTTGTTTAAGTTTGCCTGATATATCCTTGCTCATTTTATGTCACTTTATTTGAGATATGATCATTAAAAACCACATTTGGTTAAATACTGTTCCTTACTTTCAGTCTGAAAGATTTTTGTCTTCTGATAGGGAAGTTACATTTAGTTTGATTATTAAACCTAATAGTCTTATTTTCTTAGCTGACTGCATTTTTTAtcatactgtattatataccatgatttctccattcttttgttaaatttctttttactgTGAAATGTATCATGCGTACAACACGATGGATATACCAGTGGACATATTTAAAGATTAATAGTAAATTTAATAAACATCTAATATCTACTACCAGGCTTAAGAAACTGAGCATCATGAATAACTTCGAAGTTTCCTATTGACTTGACTTATCACATTCTTTCCCTGCCCTGAATTTAATAGTATCCTATATTTTGCATTaagaactcctttattttttatggctttaCTACATGTATGTATCTTTTAACAGGATAATGATCAGTTTGCTTACTGTTTAACTTTGTGCAAAGGCAAttgacacttgttatttttgcTCTGCATTATGCCTTATGCTGATAGCTGTGATTAATTCATTTTCCCCAATATATGGTATTCCATACAAATTTGTACAGCCTCCGAAAGACACCAGTACATTATGATCTATATGAAAGGTGCTAACAATGTGAATAGTGCCCCAGAGCTAAGCAAGGTGATGACCCTGATTCCACTCTATGAATACAACATAgcttatacattttaatatttcaacatttttccgaggttttttttttaacatcttttcttACTATGAGGActaataatgctatgaacattatTTTACATACTTCTTGAACATTTAGTTTCTCTAGTAGCAAACTAGCAGTGGGATGCCTGGCATAGTGTATACAAATACATGCAACAGTGAACTGTTTTTcccttgttaatctgtctttttgcTAAAGAGTCTCAGTGAAAACCTAAGATGGGTAGAGGTCAAGTTTTCCTGCTCTACAAAAGCACAAGATGGAGTGGACCACCATTGCTAACttggaaaatggaagaaggaggCAGCCAAGAAGTTGAGAAAGATCCTGGCGACCACTAACAAGGAAACAAGAACTTTATTTCTACAACCACGTGGAGCTCAATGCTCAACCACCAGTAACCTGAATGTCCCCGAAATGGATTCTTCCTCAGAGCCACAAAGGAGGCAGGCAGCCCTGCCAGTCCTCTGACGTGGACCTTGCAAGACTGGTGCAGACGAGCCAAGTCTACTGACCTACCAAAAACCCAAGACAACAAATCCACATTGCTCAAGACTCTGAGTCACTGGTCACCCATCAAGGcagcaaaagaaaaccaatagAGTAGGCAACCTTCACTTGTAATAATTTTGTTGGTCCAAATGCTTTTAAATGACCACATCAATGTTactttaaattagtttttttttttttctagtcatgtTTATCTTTGATTGATGGAACAAAGCCATGAACTAACACATATCACTGCCCAATTAAGGCCAAAACAGGTCGGGTAGAAAGCAGACACTTGGTGATCTTCCAACCGTCATATTATAATAACTTCCTGTGGTTCATCTGTATGATTTTGCAAGAAGCCAGGACTCAGTACATCCTCGCTCCTTTGTCCTTGTTGTTCATTCTAGGATAACTAAGTGACAAAAGGGTCAATCCAAACAATGGATGATGAGTTGAGGGATGAAGATCCACCTCAAGTTctgtggagagaaagaaggaatctaacacacaaagaaacaacaaagtcAGAAATGGAGAGTGAGCCCAAGACACTTGAGTCTACCGTCCTAGTTATTCCTCAGGTATTTTTCTAACCTTGATAGGAGAGAATAAATTACTTTCTTCTTAAGTTAGACAGAAATgtgtttctgtcatttgcaaaagaaaagcatCAGTGCTGAATACTTTATTAGTTTCTTGTTGATGCTGTGACAAATTATTTAACAATCTTGAAGATCTAAAACATGAATTCATGATGTGAGAGCTCTGCTGGTCAGAAGTCCAAGGCAGGTCTCAGTGGGGCTAGAATCAGGTACCCACGGTACACTcctctctggaggctctagggaatcCCCTTCCCTACCTTCTTCAGCCTATCCATCCGCATTCCTTGGCTCAGGACCCTCTCCTCCATCTTCCAAGGCCAACAACATTGCTCTGCCCTTCCTCCATGGTCACACATCCTTCTGACccctcatttctattttaatttgctttcattaatgatattgagcatcttttcctatgtttattgatcttttctgttttcttctttgtgaagTAGCTTCAAGTCTTTCCCCATTTTTCCATTGGCTTGTCATTTTCTTACGGACTTTaccatgaaaatatgaaaatatgttttgtatatttaacatatttaaccaTAACATATTTAACCattaatatgttaaattataacatataaatatgttattatttaaaatatataaacatatatatttaaacattatatgtttatataacatataaatatgttattattattatttaacatataaatatgttaaattataaCATATTCATGGTTAAATATGTTAAACTCCCATCTCCTGGTTTAAGcctacattttaataatttttatggtgtattttaaatgtattttgaagcACATGTATCTTAATGTAGTTGATTTTGTCAATCGTTtgccttgttttgcttttcagataTCCTTTAAGATCTCTTTCCCTGAAGTCATAAAATATTCTGCTATATTTTCTTGCAAAGTTTATAAAGTTTGGCTTTTGGATTTTGGTATTTAATCTCtcaataattaattttgtttccttttatgtaGGAAGTTGTTCCAGCACATTATATTGGGCTGTTATTTCCCTGTTGACCTCTAATGCCAGTTCTGTCCCATTTCCCATTTTCATATATGAATGAGTATGCTTCTTGGCTATTAATCTGTTGGTCTATCCCTGTGTAAACACTGCACTATATTATTAAAACCTTATAAAACTCTGAAACTTGATCTTTTTCTTTAGAAGTGTGCTGGGTATTTTTGGCCCTTTGCTCATTCgtataaatttttaagtatacttgTTAAGGTCCACAGAAAACATTGCTGGAATTTGGATTCGAATTATGTTACATCTATAGGACAAGTAGGGGAAAACTGATGACCTTTCAACTCAAGGTCTCTCCATTCATGATATGAAATGTCTCCTTCTTTTGGCCatctttaattacttttaatcgaatttcttaattttctttttttaaaagaagattttatttatttattcatgagagacacacagagaaaggcaaagacataggcagagggagaagcaggctctctatggggagcctgatgttggactcgatcccaggaccctgggatcacggcctgagccaaaggcagatgctcaaccactgagccacccaagcacccaccatttcttaattttcaacATAATAGTTTTGCTTATCTTAAGTTACTATtgctgagaacttttttttttagtgtataatTAACTATATTTTCTAACAATTGCTTTTTAGATGCACCAAAAATGCTATTGAGTTTTGTCTAATAATGATAGTCACCCATTACATGTTGGCTACTACTATGCCAGGCCATTGTTCCAACTTATTTATGTACCCATTAAGTCCTCTCAACAATTCTATGAAGTGGGTCCTGTTACATAATCACTTTTCATATTAGTTTCTTGAGTGTTATGCCTGGGATGTAGAATGGCCCTCTTAGGACCTATGCAGTTTTGAGACCCCATCTGGGCCAGGTTTCAGCTGTATAAACAGCTGTGGTATGAAACATTTCTACTTCCTGAGCTACCCCCAGCCCAGAGATTTGAGACCACTGAACTCTGACCTGGACACAGTGTTTCTGATCCCCTTGGGGACAGAGGGATCTCAACCTGAACCCTAGTCTCCTTCATTTGGAAATCCAAGAGGTCTGAGTAAAGGTTGACAGGTCTCCTTAGCTCATTGTCATTGTACAGACCTCAGAGGGCTAACTGACAGGACTTCCCATGGCCTGGGACCTGCCCACCAGTTCCTCGGTTTGGTTTCATGGGTGCATACATGTGTCGAAATTTATCAAACTGTAACATGTTAAATATGTAAAGCTTATTCTGGATaaattataccacaataaaggtatagattttttaaaattagaagtggATATGAGATTAAAACTAAAAGATGCAAGCTTTCTAGTCCTGTGGCTTCACCTCTaatcaacagctgagccacccaggtgcttctacAAATCcttttttaagtcaaaaaataCCATAGGGAGGCCCATGCATAAGTACAATGTGCTGGAGCCACACGTGAGCATATGTGGTTAACTAGAGGGACACTGCTCCTGGCCGGTGCTTCACGTGAAGGtgtctggtgtgtgtgtatggggtgcttcagaaggaaagggaatggaGGAGACTATATGGCACTACATGGTTCCAAGCTCTGCCTCCTAGCTCAGGTCTGAAGGTTTATGGCAAGGCCATGTGAAGTTGTCTTCACGGGGGACAGTGTGAACCGTGGGACGTGCAGGTGGTCTGTGTGACACTGACAGGGGAGAGGCCCCTcatctcagccacccaggctgcagggTTTGCTCTGTGCTGTTGACCTCTGGCTGTGGACACAGTGGGGCCAGGCTCTGGCCTCCGGCAGTGGAGGTGAGCAGAGCTTAGAGGTCACTGCAGGATGGGAAAGCACTCAGTGGGCTGCTTCCCGAATCCTTGTCATGCTCCTCAGGGCACCCGCAAAAATGAGAACAGGCCGTCCTCTGATAGGTAGGTGAGGGCAGAATCGATGAGAACCAGGAGCTGCCCGAACCTTCTAGTACAGCCACAGCCTTCTCAGCCCCCAACTTCACACATTTGACGCCTCAGTTTTTGCAGGGGCCACGGAATATTTGGTAAGGACACTCACAAACTTCCCAGGGACACACGCTTTATTTTGACATTCAAATGACCACAGCAGTTCGGTCAAAAGGAATGTGCCCGAAGGCCAGGTGGGCAGGAGGGGGGGCCGTGGACAGCCGCCGTGCCTCCTCACGGGGAGCAGAACCTGCCGCAGAACAAAATACTGTTGGTGTGGCGGTGTAtgatgaagaagaggaaagggtgGTCTGCACAGAACCTTGGCTCGGCTCTGCTGCACCGAGCATTCCTGACCACGGCcgtggccgccgccgcctccgtgCCCTCCTCATTCACCTCCACGAAGCACTTGTGTGCCACCTTGGACACCGGCACATTCTTCTTCGCTGACATTCCAGAAAAGTCCGCCTTGGCCTCCTCAAATGCATCAATCATGCCAACACTTCGAAGAAAAGACTCCAAGTCATAACTCTCCTCCAGCTTCAACCGGGGAAGGAAAACTTGAACTTTGTTCTTAGTCATGTTTTCTGGATCTGTCCAGGCTCTGAACTTCTCATACGTAAGTGCTTTTTCCACCTGACGTAAGAAGGAGCCAAATCTTAAAACGTAGAAACAACAGCCTGGCACCCACCACCCCCCTGACAGACAACGAGATGAGTCCTGGTCCAAGACAATGTACAGAGACTTTCCTCTTGTACACATACCAAGCTTTTCCCTCAAATTCTCATCTTTCTCCCTGCTTTATGgctatatgaagaaaataaccaaaaaacacCTGAGACAGGggagttgtggggttttttttgttgttgtttgtgtgttttattttttatctgtacCAATCTCATTTCAAGTGTCTTTTAGTTTGGCAAGTTCTCATAACCAAGTGATTGTATGTGTGTGATGCACGTCAGCGTGAATTAGAGAGTGTTTgacaaaagagacagagaatggcTCAGAACTCTGATGGGCCAGAGTGGGAAGACCAGGGACCATCTGAACAGGAAGGAAGACTCAGCTTCTGGGGAGGTGAGAGCAGAAACAGAGAGTTCAACAACACTGTGGCTTCTGCCATTCTTGTTGGTCTTCGGCCTGCCCTGGCATTCGCTTCAAAGCCTCCAAGACCCGTCACTCACTCTGTTTAGCCACagttaagaaagaaaggaagaaggggctTCCACCCCTCTCGCCTTTCTCTTCACCACCTGGAGTCCAGGCAGATGCTCCTCTATAGTGATGGTTGTTTGGGTGTTAGCTCGAATTCCCAGACCCTCCTAATTTTCTTCTAAAGCAGCTGTGACAGATCTCACCCTCGACTCATGCCAAGAGCTTTCTTGATTCCAAAGAGAAACCAGGGCAATTGCGCAGGCCCCACCCTCGTCATCCTGTGCGTTTGTGTGCTGGTGCCGGCTTGTATCTCTGGCAGGAGTCAACTGTTAGACCCTCAGTAGCCTAAACTCAGCCAGATGGGAGGATTTACACCAAGGGAACCAGATGCAACATTATATATGAAGCCTTTCCCATCCCCAGAGAGCCAAGATAATAAGCACACTACTGGTCAGGACCTACCTACAAATTTATTTCCTCCCACTGTGAACTCGTTCCTTTTCTTTCATGGGAAAAGAGCCCCCTCCTCCTGTCTAAAGAAAATTCTTCAGCTGTACTTGAGCctcttgctactcaaagtgtggtccctgacCAGCAGCATCTACATCACCTGGaatcttgttagaaatgcagaatctcagaccatcgccccc from Canis lupus dingo isolate Sandy chromosome 1, ASM325472v2, whole genome shotgun sequence encodes the following:
- the LOC112644010 gene encoding serpin B8-like isoform X2, whose product is MPFKINQERKTVQMMFKQAKFKMGYVDDVHTQILELPYAGEELSMVILLPDDNTDLAEVEKALTYEKFRAWTDPENMTKNKVQVFLPRLKLEESYDLESFLRSVGMIDAFEEAKADFSGMSAKKNVPVSKVAHKCFVEVNEEGTEAAAATAVVRNARCSRAEPRFCADHPFLFFIIHRHTNSILFCGRFCSP